The following proteins are encoded in a genomic region of uncultured Vibrio sp.:
- the frdA gene encoding fumarate reductase (quinol) flavoprotein subunit — MQTITTDIAVIGAGGAGLRTAIAAAEANPDLEVALISKVYPMRSHTVAAEGGSAAVIKDEDSLDNHFNDTVGGGDWLCEQDVVEYFVENSTREMIQMEQWGCPWSRKENGEVNVRRFGGMKVERTWFAADKTGFHMLHTLFQTSMKYSNIKRFDEYFVLDLLVDDGEVQGLIAIHMSEGELVTIKAKSVVLATGGAGRVYHCNTNGGIVTGDGMAMAYRHGVPLRDMEFVQYHPTGLPGTGILMTEGCRGEGGIIVNKNGYRYLQDYGMGPETPVGQPKNKYMELGPRDKVSQAFWHEQQKGNTIKHPLGDVVHLDLRHLGEEYLQERLPFICELAKAYVNVDPAKEPIPIRPTVHYTMGGIETNGVCETRVKGLFAVGECASVGLHGANRLGSNSLAEFVVFGRVAGENAVKRAAEFKGWNDDAIAAQVKAVEARIKALMNQEGDENWADIRTEMGHTMEAGCGIYRQEDLMQATIDKITELKQRYKRISIKDKGKVFNTDLLYAIEVGYGLEVAEAMVHSAILRKESRGAHQRLDDGCTERDDVNFLKHSLAFYQPDSAPSIDYSDVTITKSQPKARLYGEAAEKAAAEEAAKNAEEQA; from the coding sequence GTGCAAACTATCACCACAGATATCGCAGTCATCGGCGCTGGCGGCGCTGGTCTTCGTACTGCTATTGCAGCGGCAGAGGCAAACCCTGATTTAGAAGTTGCTCTGATTTCTAAAGTGTATCCTATGCGCTCACACACAGTCGCAGCGGAGGGTGGCTCAGCAGCAGTTATCAAGGATGAAGATAGCTTAGACAACCACTTCAACGATACCGTTGGCGGTGGCGACTGGCTATGTGAACAGGACGTCGTTGAATACTTTGTAGAAAACTCAACCCGCGAAATGATCCAAATGGAACAATGGGGTTGTCCTTGGAGCCGTAAAGAAAACGGGGAAGTTAACGTTCGCCGCTTTGGTGGTATGAAGGTTGAACGAACTTGGTTTGCAGCGGATAAAACCGGCTTCCATATGCTTCACACCTTGTTTCAAACTTCAATGAAGTACAGCAACATCAAACGTTTTGATGAGTACTTTGTATTGGATCTTCTTGTTGATGATGGTGAAGTACAAGGCCTGATTGCGATCCATATGTCTGAAGGTGAGTTGGTGACCATCAAAGCGAAGTCTGTCGTACTTGCTACCGGTGGTGCGGGACGGGTTTACCACTGTAATACCAACGGTGGCATCGTAACGGGTGACGGTATGGCAATGGCTTACCGTCATGGGGTTCCACTGCGTGATATGGAATTTGTTCAGTACCACCCAACAGGCCTTCCTGGCACGGGCATCCTGATGACTGAGGGTTGTCGTGGTGAAGGTGGTATTATTGTCAACAAAAACGGTTACCGTTACCTACAAGACTACGGCATGGGCCCTGAGACTCCAGTGGGTCAACCGAAAAACAAATACATGGAACTGGGTCCGCGAGACAAAGTTTCTCAAGCTTTCTGGCATGAACAACAGAAAGGCAACACCATCAAACACCCTCTTGGTGATGTTGTGCATCTCGACCTTCGCCACTTAGGTGAGGAGTACCTGCAAGAGCGTTTACCATTCATCTGTGAGCTGGCAAAAGCTTACGTCAACGTTGATCCTGCAAAAGAACCAATTCCAATTCGTCCGACCGTGCACTACACCATGGGTGGTATCGAAACGAATGGTGTCTGTGAGACTCGTGTTAAAGGCCTATTCGCTGTTGGTGAGTGTGCGTCAGTTGGCCTGCACGGTGCGAACCGTCTTGGCTCTAACTCTCTAGCTGAGTTCGTGGTATTTGGCCGCGTAGCGGGTGAAAACGCGGTGAAACGTGCCGCAGAATTCAAAGGCTGGAACGACGACGCTATCGCCGCTCAAGTGAAGGCGGTAGAAGCACGCATCAAAGCGCTAATGAACCAAGAAGGTGATGAAAACTGGGCCGATATCCGTACCGAAATGGGTCACACCATGGAAGCAGGCTGTGGTATCTACCGCCAAGAAGATCTGATGCAAGCAACCATCGATAAGATCACTGAACTTAAACAACGCTACAAGCGCATCAGCATCAAAGATAAAGGCAAAGTGTTCAACACTGATCTGCTTTACGCGATCGAAGTCGGTTACGGCCTAGAAGTAGCAGAAGCCATGGTTCACTCTGCAATTCTGCGTAAAGAATCTCGCGGTGCGCACCAACGTCTAGACGATGGCTGCACTGAGCGTGACGACGTGAACTTCCTTAAACACTCGCTTGCTTTCTACCAGCCAGATTCAGCGCCAAGTATCGATTACAGTGATGTGACTATCACTAAGTCTCAGCCTAAAGCGCGTCTATACGGTGAAGCTGCCGAAAAAGCCGCAGCAGAAGAAGCAGCGAAGAACGCAGAGGAGCAAGCATAA
- a CDS encoding TetR/AcrR family transcriptional regulator: protein MKTRDKIVYAALELFNQHGERNITTNHIADHIEISPGNLYYHFRNKQEIVREIFALYSAELLERFTPLKGSQESLTMLKSYLDSTFTLMWKYRFFYANLPEILSRDEQLHEQYIEVQDKLQANLIAIMQEFVALKLLDADQKQLTSLVCTLHLIACSWLSYQSAMLPKSNITEQMVRQGMLQMINVVKPVATEQGLEQLLLLEDGVSAMQG from the coding sequence ATGAAAACGCGCGACAAAATAGTCTACGCGGCACTGGAGTTGTTTAACCAACATGGTGAGCGAAATATCACCACGAATCACATTGCCGATCACATCGAAATCAGTCCAGGTAATCTTTATTACCACTTTCGCAATAAGCAAGAAATCGTCCGCGAAATCTTTGCGCTTTATTCAGCAGAACTTTTAGAAAGATTTACCCCCCTTAAAGGCTCTCAAGAGAGTCTGACTATGCTGAAGAGCTACCTAGATTCGACCTTTACACTGATGTGGAAGTACCGTTTTTTCTACGCCAATTTACCAGAGATTTTGTCGCGTGATGAACAACTCCACGAGCAGTACATCGAGGTGCAGGACAAACTGCAAGCTAATCTGATTGCGATTATGCAGGAATTCGTTGCCCTCAAGTTGCTTGACGCTGATCAGAAGCAGTTAACCTCGCTGGTATGCACGCTGCATTTAATCGCTTGTAGTTGGTTGTCTTATCAATCTGCGATGCTACCCAAATCCAATATTACCGAACAAATGGTGCGACAAGGCATGCTTCAGATGATCAATGTTGTAAAACCAGTAGCAACGGAGCAAGGGTTGGAGCAGTTATTATTGCTGGAAGATGGCGTAAGTGCCATGCAGGGCTAA
- a CDS encoding succinate dehydrogenase/fumarate reductase iron-sulfur subunit, translated as MSANRIQKVDILRYDPEKDAEPHLQTFEVPFDETMSVLDAIGYIKDNLDKDLSYRWSCRMAICGSCGIMVNGVPKLACKSFLRDYPNGLKIEPLANFPIEKDLIVDMTPFIERLEAIKPYIIGNDRKPEDGTNIQTPEQMAKYKQFAGCINCGLCYAACPQFGLNPEFIGPAALTLAHRYNLDSRDNGKAERMKLINGENGAWGCTFVGYCSEVCPKSVDPAAAVNQGKVESSMDFVIAMLKPDGSAKTVEAKDE; from the coding sequence ATGTCAGCAAACCGCATCCAGAAAGTAGACATTCTGCGTTACGACCCAGAAAAAGACGCAGAACCGCACTTACAAACCTTCGAAGTACCATTCGATGAAACGATGTCTGTGCTCGACGCGATTGGTTACATCAAAGATAACCTAGACAAAGACCTGTCTTATCGTTGGTCTTGTCGTATGGCGATCTGTGGCTCGTGCGGCATCATGGTCAATGGCGTGCCTAAACTAGCGTGTAAGAGCTTCTTACGAGACTACCCAAATGGTCTGAAGATCGAACCATTAGCGAACTTCCCGATCGAGAAAGACCTGATCGTCGATATGACGCCGTTTATTGAGCGTCTTGAAGCAATCAAACCTTACATCATTGGTAACGACCGTAAGCCTGAAGACGGCACTAACATACAAACGCCTGAGCAAATGGCGAAATACAAGCAGTTTGCTGGCTGTATCAACTGTGGCCTGTGTTACGCAGCGTGTCCTCAATTCGGTCTCAACCCAGAGTTCATCGGCCCAGCAGCTCTCACTTTGGCGCACCGTTACAACTTAGATAGCCGTGATAACGGTAAAGCTGAGCGTATGAAGCTGATCAACGGTGAGAATGGTGCTTGGGGTTGTACGTTTGTCGGTTACTGTTCTGAGGTTTGTCCAAAGAGCGTTGACCCTGCAGCAGCAGTAAACCAAGGCAAAGTAGAGTCTTCTATGGACTTCGTAATTGCGATGCTGAAACCAGATGGTTCAGCCAAAACAGTGGAGGCAAAGGATGAGTAA
- the frdC gene encoding fumarate reductase subunit FrdC, which translates to MSNRKPYVREVKRTWWKDHPFYRFYMVREATVLPLILFTIFLTFGLGSLVKGPEAWQGWLEFMANPIVVAINIVALLGSLFHAQTFFSMMPQVMPIRLKGKPVDKKIIVLTQWAAVAFISLIVLIVV; encoded by the coding sequence ATGAGTAATCGTAAACCTTACGTTCGTGAAGTAAAACGCACTTGGTGGAAAGATCATCCGTTCTACCGCTTCTACATGGTTCGAGAAGCGACCGTTCTGCCGCTGATTCTATTTACTATCTTCCTGACTTTCGGTCTGGGTTCACTAGTGAAAGGCCCTGAAGCTTGGCAAGGTTGGTTAGAGTTCATGGCAAACCCAATCGTCGTCGCGATCAACATCGTAGCGCTACTTGGTAGCCTGTTCCACGCACAAACCTTCTTCAGCATGATGCCACAGGTAATGCCAATTCGCCTCAAAGGTAAACCTGTAGATAAGAAGATCATCGTATTGACTCAGTGGGCAGCCGTTGCGTTCATCTCACTGATTGTTCTCATCGTGGTGTAA
- the epmA gene encoding elongation factor P--(R)-beta-lysine ligase, whose amino-acid sequence MQTNWQPTASIEQLRLRARLIATIRQFFAERQVMEVDTPAMSHATVTDIHLHTFQTEFVGPGYADGSKLFFMTSPEFHMKRLLAAGSGCIYQINKAFRNEENGRYHNPEFTMLEWYRVGFDHHQLMDEMDELLQQVLNCGVAHRMTYQQAFLDVLGVCPLEGSMSELKVVAGKLGLSDIADPEDDRDTLLQLLFSIGVESKIGQDSPAFVYDFPASQAALAKINPQDNRVADRFEVYFKGIELANGFHELDNPKEQLARFEQDNVKRLEMGIKPQPIDYHLIAALEAGLPDCAGVALGVDRLIMLALGCDHIDQVTAFPFPIA is encoded by the coding sequence ATGCAAACCAACTGGCAACCGACTGCTTCCATTGAACAACTTCGTCTACGTGCGAGGTTAATTGCCACTATTCGTCAATTTTTTGCCGAGCGACAGGTGATGGAAGTGGATACTCCTGCCATGAGTCACGCGACGGTGACGGATATTCATTTGCATACCTTCCAAACCGAGTTTGTCGGCCCTGGTTATGCTGATGGAAGCAAACTGTTTTTTATGACCAGCCCTGAGTTCCATATGAAACGTTTATTGGCGGCAGGCAGTGGTTGTATCTACCAGATCAACAAAGCATTTCGTAACGAAGAAAACGGCCGCTACCACAACCCTGAGTTCACTATGCTGGAATGGTATCGAGTTGGTTTTGACCATCATCAGTTAATGGATGAGATGGATGAGTTGCTACAGCAAGTGCTGAATTGTGGTGTAGCTCATCGCATGACTTATCAGCAGGCGTTTCTTGATGTTCTTGGCGTGTGCCCACTTGAAGGCTCAATGTCAGAACTCAAAGTCGTTGCTGGAAAACTGGGCCTCAGTGATATTGCCGATCCGGAAGATGACCGCGATACTCTGCTACAACTGCTGTTTAGTATTGGTGTCGAAAGTAAGATTGGTCAGGATTCACCAGCGTTTGTTTATGACTTTCCTGCATCGCAAGCGGCATTGGCAAAAATAAACCCTCAAGATAATCGTGTCGCCGATCGCTTTGAGGTGTATTTTAAGGGGATTGAACTTGCTAATGGTTTTCACGAGTTAGACAACCCTAAAGAGCAACTTGCACGTTTTGAGCAAGACAACGTAAAACGGCTGGAGATGGGCATAAAGCCTCAGCCGATTGATTATCATCTTATTGCAGCGCTCGAAGCGGGACTACCGGATTGTGCAGGCGTAGCGTTAGGCGTTGATCGACTTATTATGTTGGCATTAGGCTGTGATCATATTGATCAGGTAACAGCATTCCCATTCCCTATTGCATAA
- a CDS encoding DHH family phosphoesterase has product MNYDIFNGDADGIITLLQLRLADPLEAKLVTGVKRDIKLVETVDAQAGDELTVLDVSMEKNMVGLERALAQGAHVFYADHHKAGDIPQHGNLDAHIDLDANMCTALIVDKLLQGRFHAWAITAAYGDNLIAKADELAEQAGFSTEQKSQLKELGTLINYNGYGSKVDDLHFHPADLYQALKQYASPFDVITDTASPFYQLQAAYQQDMDAAQSIPATHESKKLKLFELPNNAASRRISGVYGNWLANQNPDSAHAVLTENADGTYTVSLRAPLNNKQGAVAVCGQFPTGGGREAAAGINALSKGEVSAFIDAVETYYA; this is encoded by the coding sequence ATGAATTACGATATTTTTAATGGTGATGCAGACGGCATCATCACGCTGCTGCAACTGCGCTTAGCTGATCCTCTCGAAGCCAAGCTAGTAACGGGTGTAAAGCGCGATATTAAGCTGGTGGAAACCGTGGATGCACAAGCGGGGGATGAGCTGACTGTGCTCGATGTTTCTATGGAAAAGAACATGGTAGGCCTGGAACGAGCCTTGGCTCAGGGCGCTCATGTTTTTTACGCCGATCACCATAAAGCAGGTGACATTCCACAGCATGGTAACTTAGATGCGCACATCGATCTCGATGCAAATATGTGTACCGCTTTGATTGTTGATAAACTTTTGCAAGGGCGCTTTCATGCTTGGGCCATCACCGCAGCTTACGGTGATAACCTTATTGCTAAAGCCGATGAACTGGCTGAGCAAGCTGGTTTTTCTACTGAACAAAAATCGCAACTTAAAGAGTTGGGCACATTGATCAATTACAACGGCTATGGCTCCAAAGTGGATGACTTGCATTTCCATCCTGCTGATTTATATCAAGCGTTGAAGCAATATGCCTCTCCGTTTGATGTGATTACAGATACGGCTTCGCCATTTTACCAACTTCAAGCCGCTTATCAGCAAGATATGGATGCGGCACAGTCGATTCCAGCGACCCATGAAAGCAAAAAACTGAAGCTGTTTGAATTGCCAAATAATGCTGCGTCACGCCGCATCAGTGGGGTTTATGGCAACTGGCTGGCGAACCAAAATCCAGATTCAGCTCATGCAGTTTTAACTGAAAACGCCGATGGTACCTATACCGTTTCGCTGCGTGCACCACTGAATAACAAACAAGGCGCGGTTGCGGTTTGTGGGCAGTTTCCAACTGGCGGTGGTCGAGAGGCTGCTGCGGGAATCAATGCCTTAAGCAAAGGCGAAGTGAGCGCGTTTATTGATGCGGTTGAAACCTATTATGCGTAA
- the cysE gene encoding serine O-acetyltransferase, with protein MKHCEKQKVWNKIVSEAREMSEQEPMLASFYHATIIKHESLSAALSYILANKLDTASMPAMAVREVIEEAFLADPNITDCAACDICATVNRDPAVSMYSMPLLYLKGYHALQGYRVANWLWSQGRHALATYLQNQISVACQVDIHPAARIGCGIMLDHATGIVIGETAVVEDDVSILQDVTLGGTGKECGDRHPKIREGVMIGAGAKILGNIEVGEGAKIGSCSVVLQAVPPHTTVAGVPAKIVGRPKTDKPSLDMDQGFNGKSQSFIHGDGI; from the coding sequence ATGAAACACTGCGAAAAACAAAAAGTCTGGAATAAAATTGTTTCAGAAGCCCGCGAAATGTCAGAGCAGGAGCCGATGCTGGCCAGCTTTTACCACGCGACTATCATCAAGCATGAGAGCCTTAGCGCTGCCCTGAGTTACATTTTGGCCAACAAATTAGACACAGCCTCAATGCCAGCTATGGCGGTAAGGGAAGTGATTGAAGAAGCCTTTCTCGCCGATCCAAACATTACCGACTGTGCAGCCTGCGATATTTGTGCAACAGTGAATCGTGACCCTGCGGTTTCTATGTACTCAATGCCCCTGCTGTATTTAAAAGGCTACCACGCGCTGCAAGGATACCGTGTCGCGAACTGGTTGTGGTCACAGGGCCGTCATGCACTGGCGACCTACCTGCAAAACCAAATTTCGGTCGCGTGTCAGGTGGATATTCACCCTGCAGCGCGTATTGGCTGTGGGATCATGCTCGACCACGCTACCGGTATCGTGATTGGTGAAACCGCCGTTGTCGAAGATGACGTATCGATTCTTCAGGACGTGACGTTAGGTGGTACGGGTAAAGAGTGTGGTGATCGACACCCAAAAATCCGTGAAGGCGTGATGATTGGTGCCGGTGCAAAAATTCTCGGTAACATCGAAGTGGGTGAAGGAGCTAAAATTGGTTCTTGCTCCGTGGTATTACAAGCGGTACCACCACACACGACCGTCGCTGGGGTACCAGCTAAAATCGTTGGCCGTCCAAAAACAGATAAGCCATCGCTCGATATGGACCAAGGTTTTAATGGCAAATCTCAAAGCTTTATCCATGGCGATGGTATTTAA
- a CDS encoding VanZ family protein — translation MNRTVGRLIICGFAAVIAYLSLSSGELQKWGDFTYLDKLQHLMAYTSFAFVACCCVRHWRQRWTVALSILLFSAMIEWLQGYVGRETSWLDLVANSSGILTGLLCYRIWSLYRPRLVKSLYSIR, via the coding sequence ATGAACCGAACGGTCGGGCGTTTGATTATTTGCGGTTTCGCTGCTGTCATCGCGTATTTATCGCTCAGCTCAGGAGAGCTGCAAAAATGGGGGGATTTTACTTACCTCGATAAGCTACAGCATTTAATGGCATACACGAGTTTTGCTTTTGTGGCCTGTTGTTGTGTTCGTCATTGGCGTCAACGTTGGACGGTGGCATTAAGTATTCTGTTGTTCAGCGCGATGATTGAATGGCTACAAGGTTATGTCGGTAGAGAAACCTCATGGTTAGATCTTGTAGCGAATAGCTCGGGGATTCTGACTGGTCTGCTATGTTACCGTATTTGGAGCCTCTATCGACCTAGGTTGGTGAAGTCGCTATACTCGATTCGTTAA
- a CDS encoding peptidoglycan DD-metalloendopeptidase family protein, whose product MVGNAQVRKQNYPVLRSAIVLTCALSATFPITSSAVSQQELKGVSSEINRQKKALTSQEKQLNELQKSLKNQELGISSLEQEIKKTKAELTQADKNINSLEEKIALQEGQRQAQEEELKQLLQTYYVTERAKANGHLLNQGVEEDRISQYFQHLAKTRSKVIDEITQTTQKLEHNKNQLELEKEQIETLLKQQSEKRTALASTQSKRKQTLSKIQSSIKDDKRYLAELQRNETRLKAEIAKAAKRNAVPMDGLSKQRGKLPWPINGRVLHNFGTRQTGQVNWKGMVLSANYGQQVKAVYPGTVVFAEYLRGYGLVVLLDHGKGDMTLYGYNQALTKKEGDRVTAGEVIALAGDTGGQDRASLYFEIRRNSEAQNPKAWLKRL is encoded by the coding sequence GTGGTAGGTAACGCTCAAGTGAGAAAACAAAATTATCCAGTGCTCCGCTCGGCTATTGTATTAACTTGTGCTTTATCTGCCACGTTCCCTATTACCTCTTCCGCTGTTAGTCAGCAAGAACTCAAAGGGGTCTCTAGCGAAATCAATCGTCAGAAGAAAGCCCTTACCTCTCAAGAAAAGCAACTGAATGAACTGCAAAAGTCCTTGAAAAACCAGGAACTGGGAATCTCGAGCTTAGAACAAGAGATAAAAAAGACCAAAGCTGAGCTCACTCAAGCCGACAAAAATATCAACAGTTTAGAAGAAAAAATTGCCTTACAAGAGGGACAACGCCAGGCTCAGGAAGAGGAGCTAAAACAACTTCTGCAAACCTATTACGTAACCGAACGTGCTAAAGCGAATGGGCATTTACTCAATCAAGGCGTGGAAGAAGATCGCATCAGCCAGTACTTTCAGCACTTGGCAAAAACGCGCTCCAAAGTGATTGATGAAATTACCCAAACCACTCAAAAGCTGGAACATAATAAAAACCAACTTGAGCTGGAAAAAGAACAGATTGAAACTCTGTTAAAACAGCAATCCGAAAAGCGTACCGCGCTGGCAAGTACGCAATCAAAGCGTAAACAAACGCTGAGCAAAATTCAGAGTAGTATTAAAGACGATAAACGTTATCTGGCAGAATTGCAGCGTAATGAAACGCGCCTTAAGGCAGAAATCGCTAAAGCCGCTAAACGTAATGCCGTACCGATGGATGGTTTAAGCAAGCAGAGGGGTAAGTTACCGTGGCCAATAAACGGCAGGGTTCTACATAACTTCGGCACGCGTCAGACTGGTCAGGTTAACTGGAAAGGCATGGTGCTCTCAGCCAACTATGGTCAGCAAGTGAAAGCGGTTTATCCCGGTACTGTTGTATTTGCCGAGTATTTACGGGGTTACGGTTTAGTGGTGCTGCTTGACCACGGTAAAGGAGACATGACCCTTTACGGATACAATCAAGCTCTAACGAAAAAAGAAGGCGATAGAGTTACCGCGGGCGAAGTCATTGCCCTTGCCGGTGATACAGGGGGCCAAGACAGAGCATCCCTTTACTTTGAGATTCGTCGTAACAGTGAAGCGCAAAACCCAAAAGCCTGGTTAAAGCGCCTGTAA